In the Synergistaceae bacterium genome, ACATTAGCCGGAGCCTTGATTTTGACAAGCCCGATGGTAGTCACTTCTCCCATGCCTAGGATGTCGTCTGGATATGCCACACTGTACCAAAGGCCAGCGTATTTGATTAGGTCGGTGTTGTCTACCGCTTCATCTGTAATAACTACTAAAGAGAGTTGGTCAATGATTGCTTGTGCAAATACCTGTTGTGATGAGGAAGCTTGAAGGATAAAGACTTCCCTTGTTTCCCTCAAGGAATAGCCTTCTGTCTCAACGCCAGTGTTGGGGTCATAGCTTGCCGTGTGCTGGAAAATCTCGATTGTCTGTCTCGGAAAGTCGTTGAAACATTCAAGCATTAGCCCACCCTCTGAATTGGAGTCCCTAGGTCACGCAAGATGTCCATAGGATACCCCCAACGCTTATCCACGTGTTGCACGTAGGATACGGAAACAGGCCCGATTGTCTTGCTTGCAATCTCACCGTCACATACTTGTCTACTCATGCCGTTGAGCTTGAATCCGGCCATCTTAGCAATAGGAATAAACATGCCATAATTAATGGAGGATATAACATAGTCTCCCTCTCCTGTTGTTGCCTGCGAGATTGTAGCAATGCCGTTCTCTTCATCGTAGGCTGTGATGTATGTTTCTTCTGGGATGGAAGGATGTTCCAGCACCCTGCCAATCTCGACAGGGTTGGTCAACTTGGAGCGAAGATTCCAGATGTTAGATATGGTTGTTGAGCCATTCTCAAACGTACAGTCTACTTTCTCGTTGAACTGATTGTTGAGTATCCGCCTTACATCATTTTCCACCATCGGCATGAGCAGAGTTAACTGAGCGTCATAGTCGGTGGTGGTGATGTTGAGCAAGGTCTTGACTGTTGCTAGTGTTATCATCCTATTTCTCCAAACCCCTTACGGAGTAATAATCTCCGTGAACTTGGCGTACAAAGTAACCGCACCAGTTGAACCCAGCGCAATCTCAGTGACAACATTGGTGAACGCCGATTCACTGAACCACCCGTCAAAAGTATAGCCTTCTTTGGTTGCAGGTTCAAACGACACAGCGTCAAGAACGGTGTAGGTTGCAGGGTTTGCAGGGTCATTCTCTCCGTCATCCAGATTGTAGGTAATCGGGTACACAATCGGAACATGCTTGGCGTAGATGTTCGCATCGTCCTCAATCTTCACAATATCCGTTGCACTCACCTCGTTAGTCAGCTGAGCATCAAGGCACCATCCCTCAAGCTCGTAGCCAGTAGTCGGGGTGGTGGTCGGGAGTGTTCCGTATGCCTTATCATACGTGACCTCCAGCGTAGCAGGGCTAACAGCACTTGCGAGGTCGCCCTTTTTAGCGGTAAGCGTGAATTTGATATCAGAGTAGCTACCCTGCACCTTGAGATGCCATTCATCATCGTAGTACACAAAGTAGTCGCCAGTGTCTACATAGTACAGCTCAGAGCCAAGCTCAGCGTCAGCTGGTTTTACGTCAGTGGACTTTATGAAATACTTCGGGGTGCCCCTCTGAAGGAGTTGGTCGAGCCTACCTCCGGCAGTGAGAAACGCATCCAAAGCAAGTTCGTTTCT is a window encoding:
- a CDS encoding phage head-tail connector protein, encoding MITLATVKTLLNITTTDYDAQLTLLMPMVENDVRRILNNQFNEKVDCTFENGSTTISNIWNLRSKLTNPVEIGRVLEHPSIPEETYITAYDEENGIATISQATTGEGDYVISSINYGMFIPIAKMAGFKLNGMSRQVCDGEIASKTIGPVSVSYVQHVDKRWGYPMDILRDLGTPIQRVG
- a CDS encoding InlB B-repeat-containing protein encodes the protein MTNRNELALDAFLTAGGRLDQLLQRGTPKYFIKSTDVKPADAELGSELYYVDTGDYFVYYDDEWHLKVQGSYSDIKFTLTAKKGDLASAVSPATLEVTYDKAYGTLPTTTPTTGYELEGWCLDAQLTNEVSATDIVKIEDDANIYAKHVPIVYPITYNLDDGENDPANPATYTVLDAVSFEPATKEGYTFDGWFSESAFTNVVTEIALGSTGAVTLYAKFTEIITP